Within Vitis riparia cultivar Riparia Gloire de Montpellier isolate 1030 unplaced genomic scaffold, EGFV_Vit.rip_1.0 scaffold763_pilon_pilon, whole genome shotgun sequence, the genomic segment CTCCATGTGCAGCCCCATAAAACTTACAGGCTCAGGGTCTCCAGCACCACCGCACTCGCTTCACTGAACTTGCAAATTGGGGTACTAACCATATCACCCTATTTTCTCATGAATCTATGCCTCAAGTGATAAGATATTCTGATTGCAATTGGGTGGTCGACacgtaacaaataaaaaatgaaagaaccaCCATATTGGCCCTTGGGGGGACTGCCTACACATATTATACTGTTTTAGGAAGATAGTGGTCACACTCAACCAAACCGACCAAGTCGTAAAGTATTAGAAAATATCACTCTTATCATGACAATTTGTCAATAAGATACTGACTTGAGGATGTGAAATAAAGTtcggaaagaagaaaaaagttagGATAAGATAATAGAAAATAAGCAAAAAGTATGAAGCTTTTCTCgatgcaattatttttttattttaaaaaatataaagtaatattcccaaaaagcaaaaaataaaatatttagtcAAAAAGGCTGGTTGAAAATTTTGCTTCATAGATTGGCGTGACGGCAATAGTTGTGAGTTAATTAAACGTgggataaaaataagaaaatgacacTTAAATTATTCACTTCACGACATAGCTACATTCTTTTCTATTGGtacttctttttctctctcatgcATAAAAGGTGGGAATCGAGAATCGATTCcctatgaaaatttgattttaaaatttgtgatgTTCATGCCTTATACATATATGTATTATTGATTGAGAAATTCAACCAGAAGTATTTATTAGTTCATGGAAGTGGTCTTTAAAAAATGTCCATGTCAAAGCTAAAGGGAATTGTTCTCTTCAGTATTATTTTGCTGACAGCGGTTCAACATGCCTACTGTCCTTTTCCCCCAACTTGGACGTTTTTGTCCCAAAAAGCATATGGTGCATGTGACTTGCCCGGTccattttgtttaaaaatatcttcttgTGGTCCTCTACAACTGTGAGAATTCTATTCTTCACATTAAACCATCCTACTTGATGGTGGCTTCATCTGACCGCTAAAGACTTTATTGATTGAATTTCACAAACCTCATTGTATATATAGGAATTATTAGAATATATAGGACCCATGATGATTTTGacattttcagatttttttttttctacttttttgaCACTTAGAAATTTATCCTACAACTTTTTTCTCAgaagaattatttttcattttgatactttttatttctatatgtAGAATTTGTCGCATCAAGAGATTACTGGTATCTATTTGGATAAATgcctctttgttttttttgtttttttttctaggaatCCTTCATTTTGACACATTCTTCAACAGGAGAAGGGAAAATTTCTCGAATCCAAATAAAGTCATCATTGAAACATAAAGCTTAGAATATTTATACATACACGAAACATACCCCAAATTTCATAAAAGCTTATATTAGATACATCAGGAAAATGGGTTCAAAGTTGGATAGGGAAAGATTCAAAACCATAGGATCAGTCCTATGATTTAGCAGacaaaatattctgaatttCAGAAAATTTACACTAAATATGAACACCTGCGTAAGTAAAACTTTCCATAAGAAGTTCTGTATTGCTCCTTTTATGTCACACACCatgttttttgtcttcttttgaATTGAAATAAACATCATGTCTTGTTGAACCGTCGGTTGAAAAGAGGAGACATAGCTGGTGAGTCTAGTACTACTACTTTTTACTGTTCCCACGTGACTGGGCAGTGCTAGATTTAGCTTTGTCGTTGCTCCATCCATGAGTGCACTGGATCTGGTGGAGCCAACTAGAGCTTACGGGGGCCATGTGCCcctgaaaatattaaaacaaaaaacacctcCCGTACTTCTTGCAGTAGGAGGACTCCAACCCATAAAAAACTACCTCCACTTCTTGGCATTGAAGACTCGAAGTCTCGAACCCAAGACCGTTATTGCACCTAACAATGACAAGCTAGACCGTTGGACTAACAGATGCATGTGTTAAAAACTGCTCCTTTGAACTGAACTACCGGCTCCACCGTGAAAGGtagatttttattgtttattcttCGCTAGGCATGCGGTGTGATTTGAAATTGAGGTTAATGTGTCATTCTTTatcctttttaaatttaattttcctttttcaatgtctttgtttatatatacttattaagttgttttaagaaaaagtaattttaaggGAACGATTTTGTTTCCAACTTGTAAATGTAACTGAGATTGACGCATTCATTTGTTATTATGCTGTTACATAGAATCACAAGATGGTGATGGTGGAAGCAGATGGAAACTATATTCAGCCAGTGGCAGTGGATGACTTAGACATTTACTCTGGAGAGAGCTACTCTGTTTTGATCCACGCTGACCAAGACCCCTCCAAGAACTACTGGATTTCAGTTAGTGTAAGAGGAAGAGAGCCCAAGACTCCTCAAGGCCTCACCATTCTCAACTACCAAACAACTTCAGCTTCAAAGCTCCCAACATCTACACCTCCAGTGTCTCCTCTTTGGAATGACTACAACCACAGCAAATCTTTCTCCAACAAAATCCTGGCCCTCATGGGCTCCCCCAAGCCTCCAACCACCTACAACCGCAGAATCATCCTCCTCAACACTCAAAACACTATCAACGGATTCACCAAGTGGGCTATCAATAATATATCCCTAACATTGCCTCCAACTCCTTATTTAGGTGCCATTAAGCATCGTTTGAGCAACGCTTTCGATCAGAAGAGTCCACCAGAGAACTTTCCCAACGATTATGATGTGATGAAACCTCCAACAAACACTAACTCGACATATGGGAATGGGGTGTACATGCTAGAGCTTAGGACAACGGTCGACGTGATTCTTCAAAATGCCAATGCATTAGCAACAGGTGTCAGTGAAATACACCCTTGGCACCTGCATGGTCATGATTTTTGGGTGTTGGGATATGGAGAAGGAAAGTTTAGGAAAAAAGATGCGAAGAGGTTTAACTTAAAGAATCCACCATTGAGGAATACTGCAGTGATATTCCCTTTCGGATGGACAGCTCTTAGGTTTGTGGCGGATAATCCTGGGGTTTGGGCATTCCACTGCCACATTGAGCCTCATTTGCATATGGGAATGGGAGTGGTCTTTGCTGAAGGTGTTCATCTGGTCAAAGATGTACCAAACCATGCTCTTGCTTGTGGCTTGACCGGGAAAATGTTGATGAGTAACTACAGTCACCACTGAGAATAGCTAGCTGGCAACCTAGCTGAAGCTATCTTCAATTTTTGTGTGGTACATACATGCAATTAGAAGCCTATTTATTTAGTTGGAAGACTGGAAACCAAATTCTATTTGAAGAGAGATTTAGTCTTGTGTTTGGTTTCTTATGTTTTGGCAatggttgtgatatttaatgtaTGACAAGTATATTTTCCACAATTGCACTTTGAATTACTATAAAACTAGATTCCCATCTCGTTTATAGGGATTGAAGTAGGACTGATTTATGAGATCAACTTACATGCTCAACCAATTCAAATAGGGTGTTGTGGATCCGTATTTTTcgcgtgcgtccccactcgatcggcgagactcgctttttatatttgtgaaaaattaatttttggaaaaagttggagtcgccacttattttatttttattttaaagggaaaataaaacaagaaagaaaaaccctaaaatgtgactccataacttttggaaaaaaggcatgtctttgaaaaacccgagtcttggtccggggatcaggttacttattaggaaggtacctctaggaggtagcacccctctaagccctaaaaaggtctctactgactaagttgagggaaacgtgacAATTAAATGATTAATCATGAATACTTAAGTGAGCTAGGGTGATTTCGAAAAATAGCATGTTTAGCAGGAAAACTAATcacaatcatgaaaaaaaaaaaaaaaaaatttagggtaCGTActtggactgcttcttaagcgctatcataagacatcaaaggttaatttaaacaatatatcatccaacatgtattttattagaaataatcaaacaatgaaatatgtatatcagaacactcaagcattattagacataagcattatttcacaatgacaaacatattcacataattcggaaagtaggtgatagaggacatacctggatagcatagataatttgcaatgtgcttcctcaagttgtaaggggttagataacaaataataaaatatagaaatcctagcatgctcgttatctaattagcatagcaaaagtgatcaaagtatacagaatcatcaattatcacatacatcttgtatataattcctaaaaaaatagatagacatgatttcaacaagtgtcaaatgtggcaacaaaaataaattttgaaagattttcttatgtaggggtttcaccaattccccaatcgatatacacgaatttagcttagaattatcccatttgtttgggaccacaagctttgattcgtgttttattcaaaactgtaattttatttgaaagatgtgaaccgatcaaaacatggttgcacattattttaaaaaaaaatgagattttgattctaagaactctaaatgaatttttgaaatggatttttaaggaaaatgagattttgagaatagtgttatattttaaaaataaaagaaattaatttgaaaaacaataaagtgtatgaatcaaaataccaagcaaaacaaaagagaacaaaatcacaaagtagaattttgacaaccaagaaaattgaaggtgagaatggaggctaatcttcatgagtttccaaaagcctcagaaagaaaatcaaattaaatgaaggatcactaaagcaacGGGCAAGGCATTCTAGATTAGACAAACTAACAAGGTATCGATTCATGAACTAAccgctaggattttaaaagcatataaatttagataagggtgatcaggatctaacattaatgattttgaaacaaaaactaaaaatggatcaattcaggtaaggaactaaaattatagaagtacctaaactaattaaaacgagtttgactaaattaaactaaaaatgtgaactttcaaacatagaattaattttactaatgaactacaattataaaagtgcttaagctaattaaaatgagccaaactaaatcaaagcaaactaaagatatgtactttcaagcatagaattaattttattgatgaaccaaaaattataaaagtgtctaaactaaatagatgaattaaattaaatcaaagtacactaaaaacatgaacttttaaataaagaatcaattttatcaataaataaataaaactataaaaacacataaactaattaaagggaaccaaattaaatcaaagaatactaaaaatatgaacttccaaacatgaaatcaattttatcaataaactaaaactataaaaacacctaaaataatgaatataaattattaaatcaaagcaaactaaaaaaaaactgaaactttcaaacatgggatcaattttattaatgaactaaactataacaaatatctaaactaaatataatgaattaaattaaattaaaaacgcaaactttcaaacataaaatcaaatttttcaatgaattaaaactataaaagtacTTGAACTGaatagatgaatcaaactaaatcagagtaaactaaaaaaatgaactttctaacatgaaatcaattttattaatgaactaaactataacaaatatctaaactaaatataatgaattaaattaaattaaagcaacctaaaaacgcaaactttcgaatatagaatcaatttttcaatgaattaaaattataaatgtacttgaactaaatagatgaatcaaactaaattagagtaaactaaaaaaaatgaactttctagcatgaaatcaattttatcaacgaataaatgaatgaataataagtaattaaaagagtagcaagTACATGAATAACTGaatgaataaaattcaaacgTTTTTAATCCgaagcaatcaatcaaaattagataggaatcaaatcaaaataatcgAAATCGGaaaaaaacaatatgcaatCTTTCTAAAGgtttaatcaaacaattgaattaagattatgaatagaataaattaataaaccaaaTTGAAACCTAAATTGTAcctaaaaagattaattaattaaactaagaaatcaaaatcaatagcaaaactaaactaaggagtaaattaagacaaaactaattaaattaaactcacaaacacattttaactatcatatggattaaaacaaaattagcatGGACCCATGAATTACgaacaaaaataatcaaaactatttcaaaaaaaactcacctgtattaaaaaaaaatctgtctTTGATGCGTTAAGGTGGCTCCCCTCTCCGCGTGGATCTCTATGCTCCCAGAAAAaagagctttgacccaaaataatgctttttaaaaaaaaaaatccaaaaaataaagtggttttgaaaataatgcccGTTCTAATGTGTCTGTGCCACATAAGCAGCCAagtcataaaaccgtagttggtgactacggttttatttttctaaagtggttagaaaccgtagttaccaactacggctttaactTTCCTTTTATCCCCCTCTCCCGATTAGGTTTATTCATTTTCCCAATTTCGTTTTCCCAATTAGCTTTCTTCCTTCCCAGTTAGCTTTCTTCCTTTTAGGGTTTCATCTCTTTAGGGTTTCATCCTTCCTTTGCATCCTTGGCTCGAATTCAAAGTTTGGAAGTCACTGATCAGGTAagatttttgagtttttctGATTAtcgtaaattttaattttttttgtaaatccgTTTGGTTTtcaagttgttgttgttgttgttgttgttatagCTGTGTTTGGATTCTATTTGGTGAAgatatgtttgatattttttgtttttattttgactGTGAGcttatatgaaagaaaaaaagggttttttggtAAGAAAACGGATATGGAATGGGGGCcgcatggatttttttttgttaaagatcCAAAAATGGAGGGGACCACtgtaaaaaattcaaaaaatgaacaAGAGGATCGGTGGTTTTTGTTataggaatagaaaaaataggaaTACTCCACTTTTCAAGGATTTCAGAGATTTATCTTAAGAGATTTCTTATTCCTATAGGGCATCTTCGTGAACAAAGGATTTCAGGCTTGAATTTTGGAAGAGTCCTCAGAACTTGACACCCCATAGGAGATTTAATCTTACCGTAAATTTAGCCTTTTCAAACCCTTCACGCCTAAACCCCGTTGAATGAGTTATGATTCCATCAACAACAAAAAATGCTACTTGCAAATTAATTCAACATGCTTGTCCTTCAACTTTTCTGGGTTTTAGAAGGTGGGTCCCATGTAACGTCTTTAAGATTGGAATTGACTCAGAAACGACTTTACATTTTTAGCTTGGCCATTGTAATTCAGGGGTTTTAAAAAGGgtctcaaaattttgattttatttatttattggggATTTGATTTAGTTTATCTAATGTAAGATTATCCACTTAAACTACTCCTACTGGGTTATTGGAATTAGTTCTTCTTGCACAAAGGTTCGAGAATTAGTTCAAtgttcttttaaataaatttccgaaaaataaaatttccatagAAAATTTCATTCCTTTGTCTTTGACGACCTTTCTTTTCTCTGCAACCAAGCAGAGCAGAAAAGGTCTCATGAAAGGTCTTTTGGAAATATTAGAAAACTGAATGAAGTATTCAGGTCTTTTGGAAATATTAGAAAACTGAATGAAGTATTCTAATTGCGATtgctcttttccttttcttctttctttcatttattttttaattttttatatatatattctgtaAGATGATGTTGAACGGTTGGTTTTCTTTGTATTCAATTTTGACCCACAACAACTGTAATAGAGAGCTAGACCTTTCCATAATATTAAATACTCAAATTATATACAATATATTTTCCAATTAAAACACTTCCTAAACAaagcttctattttttttcttttttaatgaaaacCAATTCCTATTTCCACAATTTTATTcactaatttataataattttgttcttaaacTTGTCCTAACAATGCTTATGTCAATTAACAATAGCAGTGGATATTCCCAAAATTaagacttatttattttatttattatacatttGATTTTGTGCATAGATATATTGTAATGTTACTTAAACATAGTACATGCAAGTATAAATAATAGGGGTAAATAACCTTTTTCCCATTTACTTATGAGCTCTTATTAGACTGGGAGAATTTTTTGGGTTTACATTCAACAGGATTTTATGGAactttaacatttaaaatatggTACTTAAATAACCCTTCTTACCATTAAATAGTTTAGACAATGAGCGGCCTACAAATCTACAACTAGCCTATGCTTTTCTCTCAAGTCCTTTCTTAAGAATTTTATGAACTGTCAATTGCTTCTGTCTTACTCTTGTTCCTTTGATTAAGCTTAGGGGTCACAATCTCTCCAACCTCTCCTTccattaagttaattaattgttacttcttttttattcattaaagaaAGAGTCTTACCTGTTTTCCAACtatgaaatgattaaataagAACCCAGCAATGTCTTTTTGTTTGTGCTCTTAAGtccaaaaattcataatatattgCCTGTTTGTGTTGGATTGGGTTTGGGTGCCAAGTGACTTGACCGACCAATAAAtgtgagaaataagaaaatatatatatatatatatatatataatttttttgaaaaaactcttatgatatgataaaaaaatggttctcgtgtttataatatcattaatgatttaagataaaaaaaaaattgatttataaaacaattaattgagatttctttgatatttaagaaagtaatccaaaaatcttattttatatatatatatatatatatatatatatatatatatatatatatatatatatatattttgtagagagatatagatttatcttatattttttaaaaattattttaatttttttttttaagaaaaaatatatatataatttttttgaaaaaaactcttatgatatgataaaaaaatggttctcgtgtttataatatcattaatgatttaagataaaaaaaaattgatttataaaacaattaattgagatttctttgatatttaagaaagtaatccaaaaatcttattttatatatatatatatatatatatatatagatatatatatttttgtagagagatatagatttatcttatattttttaaaaattattttaatttttttttttaagaaaaaatatatatataattttttttgaaaaaaactcttatgatatgataaaaaaatggttctcgtgtttataatatcattaatgatttaagataaaaaaaattgatttataaaacaattaattgagatttctttgatatttaagaaagtaatccaaaatcttattttatatatatatatatatatatatatatatatatatatatatatatatatatattttgtagagagatatagatttatcttatatttttaaaaattattttaattttttttttaagaaaaatatatatataatttttttgaaaaaaactcttatgatatgataaaaaatggTTCTCGTGTTTATAATATCATTaatgatttaagataaaaaaaattgatttataaaacaattaattgagatttctttgatatttaagaaagtaatccaaaaatcttattttatatatatatatatatatagatatatatatatattttgtagagagatatagatttatcttatattttttaaaaattatttaaatttttttttttaagaaaaaatatatatataatttttttgaaaaaaactcttatgatatgataaaaaaatggttctcgtgtttataatatcattaatgatttaagataaaaaaaaattgatttataaaacaattaattgagatttctttgatatttaagaaagtaatccaaaaatcttattttatatatatatatatatatatatatatatatttgtagagagatatagatttatcttatattttttaaaaattattttaatttttttttaagaaaaatatatatataatttttttgaaaaaaactcttatgatatgataaaaaatggTTCTCGTGTTTATAATATCATTaatgatttaagataaaaaaaaaattgatttataaaacaattaattgagatttctttgatatttaagaaagtaatccaaaatcttattatatatatatatatatatatatatatatatatatatatatatattttgtagagagatatagatttatcttatatttttaaaaattattttaatttttttttaagaaaaaaaatatatataatttttttgaaaaaaactcttatgatatgataaaaaaatggttctcgtgtttataatatcattaatgatttaagataaaaaaaattgatttataaaacaattaattgagatttctttgatatttaagaaagtaatccaaaaatcttattttatatatatatatatatatatatatattgtagagagatatagatttatcttatattttttaaaattattttaattttttttttaagaaaaaaatatatatatgattttttgaaaaaaactcttatgatatgataaaaaaatggttctcgtgtttataatatcattaatgatttaagataaaaaaattgatttataaaacaattaattgagatttctttgatatttaagaaagtaatccaaaaatcttatatatatatatatatatatatatatatatatatatatatatatatatattttgtagagagatatagatttatcttatattttttaaaaattattttaatttttttttaatttaagagagtatttttttatatcttaatttttttcttaaaataatatttattatgattttctattttaaaaacaaaagaaggaaaatgtcCAATGTGTACCTAAGTAATGCCTTTTCAACGACTAAGCTTTGATAAGTTTGACTACACGTGTTGAATTATTTCCATGATGGGGACTTTTGAGAAATTTCCAAAAACCCATCTGTAACAGGTCCCATGCAGTTTTAACCTTGTGAAAACTCCAAAAAGGATGCCCATATAAACAAAGGTATTTATATGGCAATGTTGCCAAGTGCTATGCATTTAGTAATTTGGACATTTCCCTATTAAGCTATGACATTATGCCTTTTGACGAATTGGGCCTACTTTGAGcatattattctttattcatataattatttttattctgcTAATGGATATGTTTTGTATATCAGACCATTGAAAGCAGTCCTCATGGGTAACTCGAATATTGACTTTTATGTTggcatcaattttattaaaattaaaatcaattttattaaaattaaaattaatattcaatagatataaattaaaattaaatttaatattaatttataaatgatttttttccttatatttaaaattatattaaatggatttataaatgtttatttgtttgcattttaatattcaaataatgtttatatatatatatatatatatatatatataaatgattttttttataattgtatatttgatattttattaatatatttttctgtgGTGGgttacttttatttgattttgagttttatttttttttaattttttttaatcaaatatcaagtgattcatggataataacataattatttaaattatatattatttaatacttgataatattcacttttattttaatatatgatattttattaaaaaaaaattggtggattattttttatttattttaagattattgtaattgtttaactcaaaatttattgatttataacccactatctaagttttaaattaaacttctataaaacatttatctatgattatatttgtatcatagatagctatttaaatgaaaaatttattattattaagtgatttatatttttccccCTAATGCGTAAGAAggtgttttattatatactttttgtATTCACATGTTAAAAGATTATATGCAATTTCTCttgctattattttcattaattattaaaccatttgatattgtattttttgtagGTAAATCATGTCTGAATGTATTGTTCCTGTGATTTgcttttataaaggaaaaatgttgaGGACAGAAACAGATGTAAAGTATATTGGGGATGAAGCTGTAATTGTGCCTTTGGATGTGCCTGTTAGTGCAACCTACGAACACTTGTTATCTATGATATACTCGAGAACTGGCattgacaaaaaacaatttcaagtaGTCCTCAACTGTCGGTATcctttaaaaagggaaaataggtTCCAACCTTGTCCAATATGGGATGATAATAGTTTATCTcaaatgttgaaattggttAACACATTTGGAATGGACGAAATTGAATTGTATATTGAACAAGTGCCAGTACAACCACGGGTGAGAGGGCAATTATTGGGTAACTTCACACAATTATTACTCGGACAAAATGATAATATTGAGGAATTTGAGTATGGTTGTGGACCTAGTAGTGCCCCTGTTGCAATGACTTATGAGTGTAGagcagatgaagatgaagatgaagaagaatgtgaatcccaagaaggtgatgatcaaAGTGAGAGAGCAGAAGATATTCAACATGATGACGATAGGGTGTTTGATGTTattgatgaggaaaacaatAATGTTAATGTTGTTTCATCTTTCTTAGCTCTTCACGAAGCAATGGAAGGTGAACAAGGGAGATATGTCTCTGTGGATGGGGAAGGTTGTGATATGTCAAATAACCCAGATCCTGAGGACCCAATAGAGTTTTCCCCTGTTCAGTATCACTCCGGCACCATCAGTGCAGtttgaaaatgtagaaaacatTGGTAATGCCGTTTCAAGTGACTGGACGCCATGGGGGAACACTAATATTGGAAACTCGGGTGGAGAGTTCATGGTTGGCcaagtttttaattcaaaagcaGATTTACAACATGCTGCGAAGTTGTACTCTATTAGTGCACATCAAGAGTACGTTGTTGTTGAGTCAACTACAAAGTTGTTAGTCTTAAGATGCAAGAAGGCTAAGCAATCTCAATGTCCATGGAAACTCCGTGCTATGGTTGTAAAAGGTACaacttcatttgcaatcaataaatacaatggTCCGCACAAATGTGTAAATCCTTGCTTGAATCGGGACCATCAACAATTAGATTCCAACTTGATTGCTGCTCATATCCAAGGAATGATTAAGGCACAATTCACATTGTCAGTGGCTGCTATTCAAGCAAGTATTGTGGAGAAATTTGGATACCAAATATCATACAAAAGGCATCTAAAGCGAAGCTTAAAGCTCTTACAAACttatttggtgatttttataAGTCATATGCAGAGCTGCCACATTTTTCATTGCCTTAGAGCAGGCAAATCCAGGATGTGTTgttatttcaaaaacatttcctgGTATTATGGAGAATACAGAGATATTTCAGCGAGTTTTTTGGACATTTCATCCATCTATTGAA encodes:
- the LOC117910508 gene encoding L-ascorbate oxidase-like; translated protein: AGTYFYHGHYGMQRSAGLYGSLIVEVGEGQKEPFHYDGEFSLLLSDWWHKGSQEQEVALSSKPFRWIGEPQTLLINGRGQYNCSLAAHVTNSSSPQCQFRGNEQCAPPILHVQPHKTYRLRVSSTTALASLNLQIGNHKMVMVEADGNYIQPVAVDDLDIYSGESYSVLIHADQDPSKNYWISVSVRGREPKTPQGLTILNYQTTSASKLPTSTPPVSPLWNDYNHSKSFSNKILALMGSPKPPTTYNRRIILLNTQNTINGFTKWAINNISLTLPPTPYLGAIKHRLSNAFDQKSPPENFPNDYDVMKPPTNTNSTYGNGVYMLELRTTVDVILQNANALATGVSEIHPWHLHGHDFWVLGYGEGKFRKKDAKRFNLKNPPLRNTAVIFPFGWTALRFVADNPGVWAFHCHIEPHLHMGMGVVFAEGVHLVKDVPNHALACGLTGKMLMSNYSHH